A single window of Crassostrea angulata isolate pt1a10 chromosome 8, ASM2561291v2, whole genome shotgun sequence DNA harbors:
- the LOC128161076 gene encoding uncharacterized protein LOC128161076, with translation MPPFLKKKEKQHSTEDANLSRMITNVRWIVEAVNGRIKKWKLLDKVLSNTLVPSIGDFVRITCSWFNKYRPPIAINTEEDVKWIQYTPEQISGWYCTCKVGARVVGCCAHIASALWYLGYERHEAKHSSGVDNNTTNIDDARHIEVSVSDSESDQTMEEE, from the exons ATGccaccatttttaaaaaagaaagaaaagcaaCACTCCACTGAAGATGCAAACCTAAGTAGAATGATTACCAATGTGAGGTGGATTGTGGAGGCTGTTAATGGTAGAATTAAGAAGTGGAAGCTCTTGGACAAGGTGTTGTCAAACACCCTCGTTCCATCTATTGGTGACTTTGTTCGCATCACCTGCTCTTGGTTCAACAAATACAGGCCCCCTATTGCTATTAACACTGAGGAGGATGTTAAATGG ATACAGTACACACCGGAGCAGATCAGTGGATGGTATTGCACTTGTAAAGTTGGGGCCAGAGTGGTCGGCTGCTGCGCCCACATTGCCAGCGCCCTGTGGTACCTTGGGTATGAAAGACATGAAGCGAAGCACAGCTCTGGTGTTGACAATAACACAACAAACATTGATGATGCTAGACACATAGAAGTGAGTGTTAGTGATTCTGAAAGTGACCAGACAATGGAGGAGGAATGA